Proteins encoded in a region of the Zea mays cultivar B73 chromosome 4, Zm-B73-REFERENCE-NAM-5.0, whole genome shotgun sequence genome:
- the LOC100275753 gene encoding RHOMBOID-like protein 9, chloroplastic-like isoform X1 — MAGVYKWKLASYKQMERTKVASERLSLRSNSTKHHDTVHLGLGHFGKDGNLICRSLKSILKPKARQYAIVKVHNKDVDEGCSSKDNEIISSPSDRKEGSQLRALESYFSKFNPSQQLYSLPQKKHKSGPSSSNEVDAIIADEDANLKNRADSLQVQIDRGHTGIKSNQNTPNEVYKEYLIFDEKSLLDMHTDDQASGFCLTNLLAGVNIAVLLFEIASPVKNSENEYLSLPLLYGAKINNLILSGEWWRLLTPMCLHSGFLHIALGCWALLIFGPRVCRAYGQRTFFLIYILGGICGNLSSFVHTPEITVCGTGPVFSLIGAWLVYQGQNKQVIDKDVSESMFWQAVIAAALSFLLSIFGRIDNWAHLGATISGIFFGYLTCPSVEFDNSAKNGQKEAVALIRQQAHPCKSAAVFFITILAFAVLAFAYGTQFNNMDLE, encoded by the exons ATGGCTGGGGTTTATAAATGGAAACTGGCATCTTATAAACAGATGGAACGTACGAAAGTTGCATCAGAGAGGTTGTCATTAAGATCTAATAGCACCAAGCATCACGATACTGTACATCTTGGTCTTGGTCATTTTGGGAAGGATGGCAATCTCATTTGTCGTTCACTTAAGTCAATATTAAAACCAAAGGCAAGACAGTATGCTATTGTCAAGGTACATAATAAAGATGTTGACGAGGGTTGCAGCTCCAAAGACAATGAGATTATTTCTAGTCCATCTGATAGGAAAGAAGGAAGTCAGCTGAGGGCACTGGAATCTTATTTTTCTAAATTCAATCCCTCTCAGCAGTTATACTCTTTGCCTCAGAAGAAGCACAAAAGTGGTCCATCATCGTCAAATGAAGTTGATGCAATCATTGCTGATGAGGATGCTAATTTGAAGAACAGGGCAGACTCTTTGCAGGTACAGATTGACAGAGGACACACAG GTATCAAGAGTAATCAAAATACTCCCAACGAGGTTTACAAGGAGTACTTGATATTTGATGAAAAAAGTCTCCTGGACATGCATACAGATGATCAAGCGTCTGGTTTCTGTTTGAC AAACTTATTGGCTGGTGTTAATATTGCAGTTCTGTTATTTGAAATAGCAAGTCCAGTGAAAAATTCTGAAAATGAATATTTATCCCTCCCTTTGTTGTATGGTGCCAAGATAAACAACTTAATACTTTCAGGGGAGTGGTGGAGACTACTAACACCAATGTGCCTG CACTCTGGTTTCTTACATATAGCCCTTGGTTGTTGGGCATTGCTTATATTTGGACCTCGAGTATGCAGGGCATATGGTCAAAGGACATTTTTTCTGATATACATACTTGGAGGAATCTGTGGTAATTTGAGCAGTTTTGTTCACACTCCTGAGATAACCGTTTGTGGCACA GGCCCAGTATTTTCTTTAATTGGAGCATGGCTGGTATATCAGGGTCAAAACAAGCAAGTCATTGACAAGGACGTTTCAGAAAGTATGTTCTGGCAGGCTGTGATAGCTGCAGCTTTGAGCTTCTTATTGAGCATTTTTGGGAGAATTGACAACTG GGCACATCTTGGGGCGACCATTTCTGGAATTTTCTTTGGTTATCTGACATGCCCAAGTGTAGAATTTGACAATTCTGCAAAGAACGGTCAAAAGGAAGCCGTGGCTCTTATTAGGCAACAAGCTCATCCATGCAAATCCGCTGCAGTCTTTTTCATAACCATACTTGCGTTTGCTGTACTCGCCTTCGCTTATGGGACACAATTCAACAATATGGA